In one window of Enoplosus armatus isolate fEnoArm2 chromosome 7, fEnoArm2.hap1, whole genome shotgun sequence DNA:
- the acsbg2 gene encoding long-chain-fatty-acid--CoA ligase ACSBG2, with amino-acid sequence MQLTVCEPSAMSEAVVMEPPRAAGFLESSCGTGDSAASLDGIVDTANESSEEESTGEKEEETGAHDEVSSSTKTTEVPAEQTSNTQTVKAQRPNSLSVPAAGEPGLWTSLGDAEVKLRMGDSGLAAETPLTVNRMFTSAVERFGDFTALSWKEGEQQKSLNYREYYQTCRTAAKSFLKLGLQRYHGVGILGFNSSEWFISDIGAILAGGFAVGIYTTNSPEACQYVADNCKANIIVVENHKQLQKILQVEDKLPHLKAIIQYKDALKEKRPNLYTWAEFMELGRDEPDAPLDAIISSQKPNQCCTLIYTSGTTGQPKGVMLSHDNITWTALSTSRHVHLKDATQTQETVVSYLPLSHIAAQMVDIWVTMKVGGATHFAQPDALKGSLVNTLKEVRPTAFMGVPRVWEKMQEKMRSVGAKSSTVRRKVAAWAKDVGLHTNLTKMNQTGAAGRTPFSYHIAKKLVFKKVRKALGLDRCSKCYTGAAPITKDTLEFFLSLDIPLYELYGMSESTGPHTVSLPEAFKLTSCGKEIPGCKTKLHNPDEEGNGEICFWGRHVFMGYLNMPDKTEEALDAEGWLHSGDLGKHDQDGFLFITGRIKELIITAGGENIPPVPIEDAVKEAAPLISNAMLIGDKRKFLSMLLTIKCQVNAESGDPEDELTPEAVELCQKLGSNATRVSEISAGRDRAINAAIQEGINRVNEKAPSNAQRIQKWIVLDRDFSLPGGELGPTMKLKRPVVVKMYKEQIENFYKELATPTTPDNPLPPK; translated from the exons ATGCAAT TGACCGTGTGTGAGCCCAGCGCCATGTCCGAAGCCGTGGTGATGGAGCCTCCCAGAGCAGCCGGCTTCCTGGAGTCGTCCTGCGGCACAGGAGACAGCGCAGCCTCCCTTGACGGCATTGTGGATACAGCCAA TGAGTCTTCGGAGGAAGAGTCCACaggggaaaaggaagaggagactGGCGCTCATGACgaagtcagcagcagcaccaagaCTACAGAGGTCCCCGCTGAACagacctcaaacacacaaacag TGAAAGCCCAGCGCCCAAACTCCCTGTCGGTGCCAGCAGCCGGAGAACCCGGCCTGTGGACGTCACTGGGGGATGCAGAGGTGAAACTGAGGATGGGGGACTCTGGCCTGGCCGCTGAGACCCCTTTGACCGTCAACCGGATGTTCACCTCAGCTGTGGAGCGCTTTGGCGACTTTACAGCTCTGAGCTGGAAGGAGGGCGAGCAGCAGAAGAGCCTGAACTACAGAGAATACTACCAGACCTGCCGCACCGCTGCCAAGAGCTTCCTTAAG CTTGGTTTGCAGCGCTACCACGGCGTCGGCATCCTGGGCTTCAACTCCTCTGAGTGGTTCATCTCTGACATTGGAGCCATCTTGGCAGG TGGGTTTGCTGTGGGCATCTACACCACCAACTCTCCTGAGGCATGCCAGTATGTAGCAGACAACTGCAAGGCCAACATCATTGTGGTGGAGAaccacaaacagctgcagaagATCCTTCAG GTTGAAGACAAGCTGCCACACCTGAAAGCCATTATCCAGTACAAAGATGCACTAAAAGAGAAGAGACCAAATCTGTACACA TGGGCGGAGTTCATGGAGCTCGGACGTGATGAGCCCGACGCCCCGCTCGACGCCATCATCTCCAGCCAGAAGCCCAACCAATGCTGCACTCTCATCTACACCTCAGGAACCACAGGCCAGCCCAAAGGGGTCATGCTCAGCCATGACAAC aTAACATGGACCGCGCTCTCCACCAGCCGCCATGTGCATCTGAAAGACGCCACTCAGACTCAGGAGACGGTGGTCAGCTACCTGCCGCTCAGCCACATCGCAGCTCAGATGGTCGACATCTGGGTCACCATGAAGGTCGGAGGGGCGACCCACTTCGCTCAGCCAGATGCACTGAAG GGCTCTCTGGTAAACACCTTGAAGGAGGTGCGTCCCACAGCCTTCATGGGCGTCCCACGTGTCTGGGAGAAGATGCAGGAGAAGATGAGGTCTGTCGGAGCCAAGTCTTCGACTGTGCGCAGGAAGGTGGCTGCCTGGGCCAAAGATGTCGGTCTGCACACTAATCTGACCAAGATGAACCA AACCGGAGCAGCTGGCCGCACACCGTTCAGCTATCACATCGCCAAAAAGCTTGTGTTCAAAAAGGTGCGTAAGGCCCTGGGCCTGGACCGCTGCAGTAAGTGCTACACAGGTGCCGCTCCCATCACCAAAGACACGCTGGAGTTCTTCCTCAGCCTGGATATTCCTCTGTACGAGCTGTACGGCATGAGTGAGAGCACCGGACCTCACACCGTCTCCCTCCCTGAAGCCTTCAAGCTCACCAg TTGTGGTAAAGAGATCCCAGGGTGCAAGACGAAGCTGCACAACCCGGACGAGGAGGGAAACGGTGAGATCTGCTTCTGGGGCCGTCACGTCTTCATGGGTTACCTCAACATGCCCGACAAGACGGAGGAGGCTCTCGATGCAGAGGGCTGGCTGCACTCAGGCGACCTGGGCAAACACGACCAGGACGGATTCCTCTTCATCACCGGAAGAATTAAAG AGCTGATCATCACAGCAGGGGGAGAGAACATCCCGCCCGTTCCTATCGAGGATGCAGTGAAGGAGGCCGCGCCGCTGATTAGTAACGCCATGCTGATCGGAGACAAGAGGAAGTTTCTGTCGATGCTGCTCACCATTAAG TGTCAGGTAAACGCAGAGTCGGGCGATCCCGAGGACGAGCTGACTCCAGAAGCTGTTGAGCTCTGCCAGAAGCTGGGCAGCAACGCCACGCGTGTCTCCGAGATCTCAGCCGGCCGAGATCGGGCGATCAACGCTGCCATTCAGGAGGGAATCAACCGAGTCAACGAGAAGGCACCCTCCAACGCTCAGCGCATTCAAAAGTGGATCGTCCTGGATCGGGATTTCTCCCTTCCAGGAGGAGAGCTGG GCCCTACCATGAAGCTGAAGCGTCCGGTGGTGGTGAAGATGTACAAAGAGCAGATTGAGAACTTTTATAAAGAACTGGCAACTCCAACGACCCCCGACAACCCGCTGCCTCCCAAAtag